In Candidatus Rokuibacteriota bacterium, a single window of DNA contains:
- a CDS encoding tetratricopeptide repeat protein: MNAICTRALRVVATVVVVATLLTLAGCGQSPEVKKQKAVERAEQYLKDGKPNEAIIELRTALQVDKDFVPALHALGRAYSAKAWYADAARELSRAQALAPDSVPVATQLGRVLVELGAWSDAEAAAEVVLSREPGSADGVFVRAATLLGQRRLEEALAVLETASRGGVTSTPELQSVRAEVLLLQGKPQEAEQVYQAVIASNPKDARSLAGLAGILLARGKPDEAARLYADARAVKPADARIRVGLALAKDRLGKRDEAIRELEELDGRARTAAVMMALGELYLKANRASDAASALAPVVQQAPKYTRARYLLGSAYLAGNRPDQAIVQLEELNKQVPNEPLVHFRLAHAYARRGRAREALVLLNGLAKPLEKVADYHAERGRVLLLLGRRDEALRAAGEAQRLAPQSPQPYLLLGHIHAQGGNSKAAREMYAKAAEVDSGFAPAHVALGRLHAADKDMNAALKEFDLAAQADPQSLVVARTKAAALVQQERAKEAVQYVETMAKAQPREAGFQSLLGGLHSRERRWDMAAAAYRKALEIDPKALEPRLGLARVALAQEREEEAIGHLQAVVKERPAQPTAVLLLGALHDRRAQYDQAIQVLEAAAKADSRQQAFTLALGDLYLKRGRYDEALARMSELLGEAPDLAVARLIRAQAYLSKGDGAAALKDVTVVVSANPKSDRAQYMLARTNAALGRLPEARAAYREALKLNPEMASAKAELAALSGQKPEAGAGTEPLAKLQEAVKKEPRNPALREELARALLTAGKGKEAQAELKQVLEQAPARGSANYLMAIALGRDGRPDEAATHLAALLRTNPSHVEGNVLMAAHLQRQGRREEAIKHLEAALRVNQSLGGIKLQLGHLYLASNRLPDALRIAQELERAAPKSPEPPLLRGMALLAQRKAPEALEAFGAALKMKPDLAEAHRGSGQAHETLGQVDRAIASYQRALTVKGDDVTVLNNLAWLLAEVRRNPDEALPLASKAAQLAPQAPEVADTLGWIHYRRGKYADAEKLLVPAAERAPKNATIQYHLGMTYYRLGKKGDAASMLRRAANLDPKLGEREKLQDLIKEIGG, from the coding sequence GTGAACGCTATCTGCACGCGCGCGCTCCGCGTCGTCGCAACGGTTGTCGTCGTGGCCACGCTCCTGACGCTGGCCGGGTGCGGCCAGAGCCCCGAGGTCAAGAAGCAGAAGGCGGTCGAGCGGGCCGAGCAGTATCTCAAGGACGGAAAGCCCAACGAGGCCATCATCGAGCTGCGCACTGCGCTGCAGGTGGACAAGGACTTCGTCCCCGCGCTGCACGCTCTGGGCCGGGCGTACTCGGCCAAGGCGTGGTACGCCGATGCCGCGCGAGAGCTGAGCCGCGCCCAGGCGCTGGCGCCGGACTCGGTGCCCGTGGCCACGCAGCTCGGGCGCGTGCTGGTGGAGCTGGGCGCCTGGTCGGATGCCGAGGCTGCCGCGGAGGTGGTTCTCTCGCGGGAGCCGGGGAGCGCGGACGGGGTCTTCGTCCGAGCGGCCACGCTCCTCGGACAGCGCCGGCTCGAGGAGGCGCTGGCAGTGCTGGAGACAGCCTCGCGGGGTGGTGTGACGTCGACGCCCGAGCTGCAGAGCGTGCGCGCCGAGGTCCTGCTCCTCCAGGGGAAGCCGCAAGAGGCCGAGCAGGTATACCAGGCGGTCATCGCCAGCAACCCGAAGGACGCTCGGAGCCTCGCCGGGCTCGCGGGGATCCTGCTTGCCCGCGGGAAGCCCGACGAGGCGGCCCGGCTCTACGCCGATGCGCGGGCAGTGAAACCGGCGGACGCCAGGATCCGGGTGGGGCTCGCGCTGGCCAAGGACCGGCTGGGGAAGCGTGACGAGGCCATCCGGGAGCTGGAGGAACTTGACGGGCGCGCCCGGACGGCGGCGGTGATGATGGCGCTGGGGGAGCTGTACCTCAAGGCCAACCGCGCCAGCGATGCCGCCAGCGCCCTGGCGCCAGTAGTCCAGCAAGCCCCGAAGTACACGCGGGCCCGTTACCTGCTCGGGTCCGCCTACCTCGCCGGCAACCGGCCGGATCAGGCGATCGTGCAGCTCGAGGAGCTGAACAAGCAGGTCCCCAACGAACCTCTCGTCCACTTTCGCCTCGCCCACGCCTACGCGCGGCGGGGTCGCGCCCGAGAAGCGCTGGTCCTCCTGAACGGGCTTGCCAAGCCTCTCGAGAAGGTCGCCGACTACCATGCCGAGCGCGGGCGGGTGCTGCTCTTGCTCGGCCGGCGCGACGAGGCCCTGCGTGCCGCCGGAGAGGCCCAGCGGCTGGCCCCCCAGAGCCCCCAGCCCTATCTCCTCCTGGGGCACATCCACGCCCAGGGGGGGAACAGCAAGGCCGCGCGTGAGATGTACGCCAAGGCCGCCGAGGTGGACTCAGGCTTCGCCCCGGCGCACGTCGCCCTGGGGCGCCTCCACGCCGCCGACAAGGACATGAACGCAGCGCTCAAGGAGTTCGACCTCGCCGCCCAGGCCGATCCTCAGTCGCTGGTCGTGGCCCGGACGAAGGCGGCTGCCCTGGTCCAGCAGGAGCGGGCGAAGGAGGCCGTGCAGTACGTGGAGACCATGGCCAAGGCCCAGCCCAGGGAGGCGGGATTCCAGTCACTGCTCGGTGGGCTCCACAGCCGCGAGCGCCGCTGGGACATGGCGGCGGCGGCCTACCGGAAGGCCCTCGAGATCGACCCGAAGGCCCTCGAGCCGCGCCTGGGGCTGGCGCGCGTCGCGCTGGCGCAGGAACGGGAGGAGGAGGCCATAGGGCACCTGCAGGCCGTTGTCAAGGAGCGGCCGGCCCAGCCCACGGCCGTGTTGCTGCTGGGGGCGCTTCACGACAGACGGGCGCAGTACGACCAGGCCATCCAGGTGCTGGAGGCGGCGGCCAAGGCGGATTCCCGCCAGCAGGCCTTCACGCTTGCCCTGGGCGACCTGTACCTCAAGAGAGGGCGCTACGACGAGGCGCTGGCCCGCATGTCCGAGCTGCTGGGCGAAGCGCCGGACCTGGCGGTGGCCCGGCTCATCCGCGCACAGGCCTACCTCTCCAAGGGGGACGGCGCCGCCGCGCTCAAGGACGTGACCGTGGTGGTCAGCGCCAACCCGAAATCCGACAGGGCGCAGTACATGCTCGCGCGCACCAACGCAGCCCTCGGGCGGCTGCCCGAGGCTCGGGCCGCCTACCGCGAGGCGCTCAAGCTCAACCCGGAGATGGCCTCCGCGAAGGCGGAGCTGGCGGCCCTCTCCGGACAGAAGCCCGAGGCGGGAGCCGGCACCGAGCCTCTCGCGAAGCTCCAGGAGGCCGTGAAGAAGGAGCCCAGGAACCCCGCGCTCCGGGAGGAGCTGGCCCGGGCCCTGCTCACCGCCGGCAAGGGGAAAGAGGCCCAGGCCGAGCTCAAGCAGGTGCTCGAGCAGGCGCCGGCACGGGGCTCGGCCAACTACCTCATGGCCATCGCGCTGGGCCGGGATGGCCGCCCCGACGAGGCCGCGACCCACCTCGCGGCGCTTCTCCGCACCAACCCCTCCCACGTCGAGGGCAACGTCTTGATGGCGGCCCACCTGCAGCGGCAGGGGCGCCGCGAGGAGGCGATCAAGCACCTGGAGGCCGCACTGCGCGTCAACCAGAGCCTGGGTGGCATCAAGCTCCAGCTCGGCCACCTCTACCTTGCCTCCAATCGCCTGCCCGATGCGCTCAGGATCGCGCAGGAGCTCGAGCGCGCCGCTCCCAAGAGCCCCGAGCCCCCTCTGCTGAGGGGCATGGCGCTCCTGGCCCAGCGCAAGGCCCCGGAGGCCCTCGAGGCGTTCGGGGCGGCGCTGAAGATGAAGCCTGACCTGGCTGAGGCCCATCGCGGGTCGGGGCAGGCGCACGAGACGCTGGGCCAGGTCGACCGCGCCATCGCCAGCTACCAGCGGGCCCTCACGGTCAAGGGAGACGACGTCACGGTTCTGAACAACCTCGCCTGGCTACTGGCCGAGGTGCGCCGGAACCCGGACGAGGCGCTGCCCCTGGCCAGCAAGGCCGCCCAGCTGGCGCCCCAGGCGCCCGAGGTCGCCGACACGCTGGGCTGGATCCACTACCGCCGGGGTAAGTACGCCGACGCCGAGAAGCTCCTGGTCCCGGCCGCGGAGCGCGCGCCGAAGAACGCCACCATCCAGTACCACCTCGGGATGACCTACTATCGTCTCGGCAAGAAGGGCGACGCCGCCTCGATGCTGCGCCGAGCGGCGAATCTCGACCCGAAGCTCGGCGAGCGCGAGAAGCTCCAGGACCTGATCAAAGAGATCGGGGGCTAG